The DNA window GAGATCTTATTGCCCTTATTAAAGATCTTCGagtcaattaaatattctaatataatcaatttgtacatcattttttttttcatgttaggcttaaacaattttttattaaatgaaatattaaaaaaataaataaacgaaAAGTAGTTATTTCATTGATTGGATAAAAATAAAGCCAAAACAATCCATATTCACCACATAAAATTGGCGCATGCTATTAATTTGTGGGACAAAAGAAAGCAACACCAGCCACCAACTTTTCCATGCCCATTTACTTTTTGAGCCATTGCTACCCTAATTGGACTAGATTCATTATAGCACcaaatttcactttttttttttatacaattgcAAATCTTTCAATCATATACATTTTCACCTCCCTCAATTTCCCCCTCTTCCCACAATTACAAAATGTCAATAAGACATCGTCCACTTAAAACTTGTGGATCTTCCATCTCAAAAATTACTCAAAATTTGTACAAAGATGTCAAGAATTCCCAAGGAGCCTTGGGATCAATGGTCGCGAGAATGGACCCATTGGTTGCTTTATCCGCTCCCGTCATAAATATCATCGAAAGTCAGAGCGAATCCGCCCTCTCTTTCGCAGACGATCGCATCCTCGAGATCGAAAGCAAGATCGAAACCGCTTTTCCATCGTCCACATTAGCGTTCGACGCCGTGGACGAAGCCCTACACATGGTAGAAATCCTTCCTGCGAAGTTGGATGGCGTTTTCAGAAGTAACTTTCCAAGTGGAATAACTCTAGATCAATTCTTGAGTTGGGTGTATGTCTTCTTAATAACATTGTTCAAGTTGTGCACATCAATTTTGACTCATGGAGGGTTGCCCGAGAAGGAGATCATGGTTGACATAACATACAACATTACTAGAAGGGGTTCCGAGTCATCAATGTCGTCGTCTAATTATTTATCGGATAGGTTGGGTTGGATGAAGTGTAGCTATAAGGATATTCTAAAGAAGCCCGAAAAAGAAGCCGAGAAATGTAGTTATAAAGACATTTTGGAAAAAGGAACAAAACATGATCATCCAAACACGAGAAatatagaagaagaaataacgggtaaaaaaaatgaagacatAAAACTTAGGGAGATAGGAAGGATAAAAGATGATCAAGAAAAAGAATACATTATTGTGAAAGCGGGAGAAAGAGAAGAAGGGGAAGACACGCCCAAAGATCCACTTGGAGGCATAAAGATTAAGGGAGATCCAACATTACAATTTGACACCAATTGGCACATAAAACCTAgtaaataattagtattttcATCTTTGTGTAACATCTTGGTAAAATTATTGAAGAATGTGTACATAATTAACATGTCAAATTGAAATGAAagaatgtaaatatattttattcataatgttGTTTTCGGGTCCATCCGTGTATCTCATTATATAgattgaaaagaaaagaaaagaaaaaaatctattaattaaCTCCTCTCTTATGGGATGGTGAATAACTTGTTGATCGTGTTGGTTTGCCTTATGGTCTCATAAATATATcttttcaactaattaaaaacttGTAGATACAAAAATGACTTTTTATCTCAATAGAATtaagatttgtttttaattttacatggtatatatattaacattcacttaaatatatttttaaaatatgcacttaacaattttatttttaaaatattttatacaaaactATTATCTAATAGTTAAATCCATAATAACATCTTATCaaccaaatattaaattaattattataaatataaggatgataacaatatttataagttataaattttcatttttttagagtttttctttacttatttttaattttttcttagaatctatccataaatttaaaataatttataaaaacttttattcatttttccTAACCTAAACCAAGtcttaaaaaacttaatatccttaaacaaatttattcatagtataattttttttttcaaaattcagAGATCCACAGAGAATTTTTAACTGAAATACTcaatttagaataataaaataaaattagtattgtgctttaaaatatttattttattattgaataaataaaataaaaataatttatattcccCACTAAATTTTGCCTCTTATCTCAAATTGCTATTTAAAGTGCaccttgtttgattttgctACATATGCTTAGAGTTGTCAATTTGGGTTAGATTTGTTGGGTTGACCCGTCCCACCAAACAATTTAGACGAGTTGGGTTGAAATATTAGCAACCCATTTGGAAGTGGACATACACGGGCCAGCCCGCTCGGGTCGCGGGCCTAGGCtggttgacaaaaaaaaaaatctaatttaaagcCTTATAAGCATATGCCGCATAAacctagtttttttttctcccAAGCAACACTGCAAtagtcaatactcaatacttcgcACATCGACTACCGACTACTTATTTGTTCCgtctttcttctcttcgttctcgCATTCAAGGGTTCAtggattcaaacttggttccAAACTGCAgcagtcaatactcaatacttcaCCCATTGGTCGCTGACTACTTATTTGTTCTGTTTTTCTTCTCTTTGTTCTCACCTTCAAAGGTTTGTGGATTCAAACTTAGTTTCAGTTCGAGAAGCTTCACACTGAAAGTCTGAAACTTAATATTCTGTTAAATAACATATTCATTTTTGAAATTGACTCCTCTCAAAATCAAGATATTGATTTGGatgttgatgaatttgaaagtTCTAAGCATGATGAATGGTCATCTAAAAAGTCTAagaatattatgttatttagatgtattttaataaatgaaggGTATtgataatatagaaaaaaactGAATGTAATGGATgcaaaaacaatataaatgtgGGGTAAATATTATGGGACTTCTACATTGTGGCGTCATGTTAAAACTTGCAACAAATTGAAGTTTCACGACGTAGGACAAATGATTCTTGATCAAGATAGAAAGATGAAGTCTAAAAAAATAGACCAAAAGATTTCACGATTTCACGTGAGCTAATGATTTGTGCATTCATTAGGCATGATTTACCATTTGCATTTTTTGAGTATTATGGTGTTAGAGCATGGATGAAGCATGTAAATCATGATGGTGCTTTTATTTCTAGAAAAACTGATTCCTACATGATTAAGAATATTCTTGAACTCTtgttttttagaaatattaatgatttttatttatttttatttgtagtgagaCAACTCACATGCTGGTCCGCCTAACTCGCAACACACCTTAAGTCGAGGATTTTCAGCCCACCAGAATGATGGGCTGACCCACGTCGACCCGTCAAACGATGAGTTTTGATGAATAGGCCCGCCCCACCCTGAATTGGCCCGTATGATCGTTCTACATATGctacaaataattttgaaatatattatcatattaatttaaaaaagtaaattaatgaggtgagttaatatattttt is part of the Impatiens glandulifera chromosome 1, dImpGla2.1, whole genome shotgun sequence genome and encodes:
- the LOC124925194 gene encoding uncharacterized protein LOC124925194; this translates as MSIRHRPLKTCGSSISKITQNLYKDVKNSQGALGSMVARMDPLVALSAPVINIIESQSESALSFADDRILEIESKIETAFPSSTLAFDAVDEALHMVEILPAKLDGVFRSNFPSGITLDQFLSWVYVFLITLFKLCTSILTHGGLPEKEIMVDITYNITRRGSESSMSSSNYLSDRLGWMKCSYKDILKKPEKEAEKCSYKDILEKGTKHDHPNTRNIEEEITGKKNEDIKLREIGRIKDDQEKEYIIVKAGEREEGEDTPKDPLGGIKIKGDPTLQFDTNWHIKPSK